The DNA region AAACACCACAGGGGGAAGTAATTACCAATCCATTGTTGTAGGCACGGAGAGTCTTCTCATACTCCTCCTTCGCCTTCTCTGCCCTAGCAACGTAGGGAGCCTTCTCctgaaaaattcaaaaaaatcacaattaatCACAAATTAGGGTTAAATCATTCTGTGCATAAGAACAACAAAATTATCAGAGCAAATCACTCACAGCATCAGTCATGGATTTCCACTTGCTACCAGCAGCTTTGCCAACCTAATTGAATTTCACAGTAAAAAACGGACACGAATTCAAACACACATTCAAAAATTGGAACAGAAAACGACGATAAACTAGATCAAATCAAATCACTCACAGCAGCAACGGACTTGTTGTTAGGATTATCCTTCTTGAACTGCGTTCTGAACTCAGACCTGCAAAAACCACACCACAAATCACAAATCAGAGACTGAATTTGACCGAAACACGAATTTGACAGAAACAGAACGAGAAACGCGAAACGCAAATCAGAAATCACAAATTGAAAACCGAATCGAATGAATCTAAGCACCAAACCGTACATGTAAACAAAGAAAGCGCTGGAAGGCCTCTTAGGCTTGTTAGGATCCTTCGCAGCCTTCTTCGTCTGCTTCCTTCCAGTTCCAGCGCCCTTGCGCTTCAAcctaacaaaatcaaaattcaaacaACGGAAAACAAGTCACAAATCACAGAAAACAAGCAACACGATACAGATCTAACGAATTACATAACAAACAAGCAGAAAATCAACGGATAAAGCGATTCAAAGCACGAAACCACGAAACGAATGGTGAAAACGAGGAGAACACGGTGGAAAGTGTTAGAGACTCACCGGCTGTCAGCGGGTTTGGAGTCGGAAGCGGCCTTCGGCATGGTGACGGTGCGgcgaggagagagagagagcgagggtttgttagagagagagagagagcgagggtttgttagagagagagagagagagggtttGAGAGCGAGTGTG from Lotus japonicus ecotype B-129 chromosome 2, LjGifu_v1.2 includes:
- the LOC130740359 gene encoding HMG1/2-like protein encodes the protein MPKAASDSKPADSRLKRKGAGTGRKQTKKAAKDPNKPKRPSSAFFVYMSEFRTQFKKDNPNNKSVAAVGKAAGSKWKSMTDAEKAPYVARAEKAKEEYEKTLRAYNNGLAESKGSAEEEGSDKSKSEVNDDDEDDDEDDE